One segment of Pempheris klunzingeri isolate RE-2024b chromosome 20, fPemKlu1.hap1, whole genome shotgun sequence DNA contains the following:
- the LOC139219919 gene encoding caskin-2-like, translating into MGKEQDLLVAVKSGDLLLAHKLLSKVKCNKAKLLGSTKRLNINYQDSDGFSALHHAALTGTTELLSLLLEAQATVDIKDINGMRPLHYAAWQGKADSVLLLLRAGASVNSPSNDGQIPLHLSAQYGHYEVSEMLLQHQSNPCLMNKAKKTPLDLACEFGRLKVAQLLLSSNMVTALLEGEGGLDGVDSPSTTPLHLAARNGHKDIIKLLLKAGIDINRATKAGTSLHEAALYGKTEVVRLLLDAGINVNMRNTYNQTALDIVNQFTTSTASREIKQLLREASSSLQVRAVKDYWNLHDPTALNLRAGELIMVLEQHSDGRWKGHIHDTQRGTDRVGFFPPSVVEVLSRRAGGTLSRQASVPCHRQHYVSRAPSSSHGHAPQTDDSYTHGYDPTGDRNSVGSAGSVGSSRSAGSGQSSESGHKQNGTQNRHNADTSKRAPSAGESEDHLHIAGADLNKHADGTTGGSRRQVNGTPQKGFVRPEHLLEGKDSEAIYQWLCEFQLEQYTSNFISAGYDVPTISRMTPEDLTAIGVTKPGHRKKISMEIGKLSIPEWLPDYIPSELGEWLSVIGLPQYQKRLCDNGYDSISIVKDITWEDLQEIGITKLGHQKKLMLAVKRLCDLQRSRNHGDRAGGGTLRRKPPAALELVAIEHTPAHNVRTHIRSDAPSDDCCPSPRTPRALLSFQDSELSAELQSAMMGRAGGGAAEAFGLRGVTAVAAISAMSVSQESISTRSRGSGNSGNSGNSNSGYSQDHQAAPSSARTSSRSEDSLGCGAGEEAKHGESSPGGRSRQRPTEMWEHQSRSATPNKLPFSPLTPPLTPSKMPRFAYPAVPPKAKHYQSPNRPYQPQHHPPSSPCSLSPQPSPTQKAFSYLHAQAGGINGAPWGLSKPLPGAVPLLGPLPGQGTSDDAQRGPHKKRAQSLTRYALSDGEPDEDDDVAPPCTSASSAVLPSYATLSRRAGRGSINGTGTQRHINRSHSFAVRSRRKGPPPPPPKRMSSVSSSPTRQPGNGKVVEPEVKGGMETESAGNVRSIAARLEGSSSSSPSRRIDIPPTHIPVSPVFSPVSSPIPHGMTPHMILQHSKPFPALGLGGLRRTGNERTEVETDRQRVGGTEETYMEKEKARRGERISKSATASPKHSSSDHLPFAEEGNLTIKQRPRIAVVSRGDTEAKTPPEGPVQIPNSLELPEFNLKESDTVKRRHKPKDSLTPEEATTPNSDNHPETKSPHTHDDICTLSDDESQRPGNVFQRVGSMGKGPKPPVSAKPSSPLKQPPNSKPTTPQKIVPSGQASAQTAIPKLTSVQIHTVSPKLGGSIHTQTCIPSPKPVKHPLTVMSKPESPQKAPGFSVSRLPQPGMAPASAAGRNLTTVESVAFAVSSSPAPAASYPTSALQSQVGKAGTPLAGAAGLEVLAQKRLERTSTSLEAALKVVENKLAQGGSVDGGGGSSVKAAGNILDDIGNMFDDLADQLDAMLE; encoded by the exons ATTCTCAGCGCTGCACCATGCCGCTCTGACGGGCACCACGgagctgctgtctctgctgctggaggcccAGGCCACGGTGGATATCAAGGACATAAACG GCATGCGTCCCCTCCACTATGCAGCGTGGCAGGGTAAAGCAGACTCCGTCTTATTGTTGCTGAGAGCCGGAGCTTCAGTCAACTCCCCTTCCAATGACGGACAGATACCGTTACATCTCTCTGCTCAGTATGGACACTATGAGGtg tcaGAGATGTTGTTGCAGCACCAGTCTAATCCCTGCCTGATGAACAAGGCGAAGAAGACTCCTCTAGATCTGGCTTGCGAGTTTGGGAGACTAAAG GTGGCTCAGTTGCTGCTGAGCAGTAACATGGTGACAGCGCTGttagaaggagagggagggctTGACGGGGTGGACTCTCCATCCACCACACCCCTCCACCTTGCAGCCAGGAACGGGCACAAAGACATCATCAA GTTGCTGCTTAAAGCCGGCATTGACATCAACAGAGCCACCAAAGCGGGGACGTCTCTGCATGAGGCTGCCCTCTACGGCAAAACTGAAGTTGTGCGGCTGCTGCTCGAT GCGGGCATCAATGTGAACATGCGCAACACATACAACCAGACAGCTTTGGACATCGTCAACCAGTTCACCACCTCCACAGCTAGCAGGGAAATCAAACAGCTGCTCCGAG AGGCATCAAGTTCTCTCCAGGTCAGAGCGGTGAAGGACTATTGGAACCTCCACGACCCCACTGCTCTTAACCTCCGGGCTGGAGAACTTATTATg GTCCTGGAGCAGCACTCGGATGGCCGCTGGAAAGGTCACATCCATGACACCCAGCGGGGGACGGACCGGGTGGGCTTCTTCCCCCCTTCAGTGGTGGAGGTCCTCAGCAGGCGAGCAG GGGGCACTCTCTCCCGTCAAGCATCAGTACCCTGCCACCGACAACATTATGTATCCAGAGCTCCTTCGTCAAGCCACGGACACGCCCCTCAGACTGATGACTCATACACCCACGGCTATGATCCCacag GTGACAGGAACAGTGTCGGCAGCGCCGGCAGTGTGGGCAGCAGCCGCAGCGCTGGAAGTGGCCAGAGCTCAGAGAGCGGCCACAAACAGAATGGGACTCAAAATCGCCACAACGCTGACACTAGCAAG CGGGCGCCCTCTGCTGGTGAATCAGAAGACCATCTCCACATTGCAGGAGCAGACCTCAACAAACATGCAGATGGAACCACAG GTGGGTCCCGTCGGCAGGTCAACGGCACTCCTCAGAAAGGCTTCGTGAGGCCGGAACATCTTCTGGAGGGCAAG GACTCTGAGGCCATCTACCAGTGGCTTTGTGAGTTCCAGTTGGAGCAGTACACATCCAACTTCATCAGCGCTGGATATGATGTACCTACCATCAGCAGGATGAcccctgag GACCTGACAGCCATTGGAGTGACCAAACCAGGCCACCGAAAGAAGATCTCAATGGAGATCGGCAAGCTGAGCATCCCTGAGTGGCTGCCTGATTATATTCCT TCGGAGCTGGGGGAGTGGCTGAGCGTGATTGGACTGCCTCAGTACCAGAAGAGATTGTGTGACAATGGCTATGACTCCATAAGTATCGTTAAAGACATCACCTGGGAGGACCTGCAGGAGATAGGCATCACCAAACTGG GCCATCAGAagaagctaatgttagcagtTAAGAGACTTTGCGACCTGCAGCGTTCTCGTAACCATGGTGACAGAGCTGGAGGCGGGACTCTCCGACGAAAGCCCCCCGCAGCCCTCGAGCTGGTGGCCATAGAACACACGCCCGCACACAATGTGCGCACTCACATTCGCTCTGACGCTCCTTCTGACGACTGCTGCCCCTCCCCTCGCACCCCAAGGGCCCTGCTCTCCTTCCAGGACAGCGAGTTGAGCGCCGAGCTGCAGAGTGCTATGATGGgaagggcaggaggaggagctgctgaggcGTTTGGCCTCCGGGGCGTGACCGCTGTTGCAGCTATATCCgccatgtcagtcagtcaggagaGCATTAGCACACGTTCACGGGGATCAGGGAATTCTGGGAATTCAGGAAATTCAAATTCAGGATATTCTCAAGACCATCAGGCTGCACCATCTTCAGCCAGAACATCCAGCCGGTCAGAGGACAGTCTGGGGTGTGGTGCGGGTGAGGAGGCCAAGCATGGCGAAAGCAGTCCTGGAGGCAGAAGTAGGCAGAGACCCACAGAGATGTGGGAGCACCAGAGTCGGTCCGCTACCCCCAACAAGCTCCCATTCTCACCCCTAACACCTCCTCTGACCCCCAGCAAGATGCCTCGCTTTGCTTACCCGGCTGTCCCACCTAAGGCCAAACACTACCAGTCCCCTAACCGCCCCTATCAGCCTCAGCACCACCCGCCCTCCTCGCCTTGCTCTCTGTCCCCACAGCCTTCCCCCACCCAGAAGGCCTTCAGTTACCTCCATGCCCAGGCAGGAGGCATCAACGGAGCTCCATGGGGGCTCTCCAAGCCCCTGCCAGGAGCAGTCCCTCTGCTGGGACCCCTGCCTGGACAGGGCACATCTGATGACGCCCAGAGAGGTCCGCACAAGAAGCGCGCCCAAAGTCTTACTCGCTACGCTCTCTCTGACGGTGAGCCAGACGAAGATGACGATGTTGCCCCCCCCTGtacctctgcttcctctgccGTCTTGCCCTCCTATGCCACCCTGTCGCGCAGGGCGGGGCGTGGCAGCATAAACGGCACAGGGACTCAACGCCATATCAACCGCAGCCACTCGTTCGCCGTGCGATCCCGGCGCAAAGGCCCACCTCCGCCACCGCCAAAGAGAATGAGCTCAGTAAGCAGCAGCCCGACTCGCCAACCTGGAAATGGGAAAGTGGTCGAGCCAGAGGtgaagggagggatggagacgGAGAGTGCAGGCAATGTGAGGAGCATTGCAGCCAGGCTAgagggaagcagcagcagcagtccatcCAGGAGAATAGACATACCACCAACTCATATCCCAGTTTCACCTGTTTTCAGCCCTGTTTCCTCCCCGATTCCACATGGGATGACTCCTCACATGATCCTACAGCACTCCAAACCGTTTCCTGCCCTGGGCCTGGGGGGCTTGAGaaggacaggaaatgagaggacAGAAGtagagactgacagacaaagagTCGGAGGCACAGAAGAAACATAcatggaaaaagagaaagccAGGAGAGGTGAAAGGATATCAAAGAGTGCTACTGCATCGCCAAAGCACAGCTCCAGTGACCATCTTCCTTTCGCTGAGGAGGGCAACCTCACTATTAAACAGCGGCCCAGAATAGCAGTCGTCTCCCGGGGAGACACTGAAGCCAAGACGCCTCCGGAGGGTCCAGTCCAGATCCCGAACAGCCTGGAGCTCCCAGAGTTCAATCTGAAAGAGTCTGACACGGTGAAAAGACGACACAAACCCAAAGACTCGCTGACACCTGAGGAGGCTACCACCCCCAACAGCGACAACCATCCGGAAACCAAGAGCCCCCACACACATGATGACATCTGTACGCTGAGTGACGATGAATCCCAGAGGCCGGGGAACGTGTTCCAGAGAGTAGGCTCAATGGGAAAAGGCCCGAAGCCTCCAGTGTCTGCAAAACCTTCCAGTCCGCTCAAACAGCCCCCAAACAGTAAACCAACAACCCCCCAGAAAATAGTCCCTTCAGGACAAGCCAGTGCACAAACAGCCATTCCTAAACTAACCAGCGTACAGATTCACACAGTATCCCCAAAGCTGGGCGgtagcatacacacacagacgtgtaTTCCCAGCCCCAAACCTGTGAAACACCCACTGACGGTGATGTCCAAGCCAGAGAGTCCACAGAAAGCCCCTGGGTTTTCTGTATCCAGACTCCCTCAGCCTGGCATGGccccagcatcagcagcag GACGGAACCTCACCACGGTCGAGAGCGTAGCTTTCgctgtttcttcctctccagctccgGCTGCTTCATACCCCACCTCGGCACTACAGAGTCAGGTAGGGAAAGCAGGGACACCCCTGGCTGGTGCGGCCGGTCTGGAGGTGCTGGCTCAGAAGAGGCTGGAGCGAACCAGTACGTCACTGGAGGCTGCTCTCAAAGTGGTGGAGAACAAACTGGCTCAGGGCGGCAGTGTGGATGG TGGCGGCGGCAGCTCAGTGAAGGCAGCGGGAAATATTCTGGATGACATTGGCAACATGTTTGACGACCTGGCTGACCAGCTGGACGCGATGTTGGAGTGA